In Streptomyces sp. NBC_01439, the following are encoded in one genomic region:
- a CDS encoding tyrosine-type recombinase/integrase — MARQLARGMGTFFKPCDCARQTRCSHTYTIRFRDALGKQREETGFSTQDDAIDRLTALYKTKKQTAPTVAEARRELGQKTVKEYAETWLPRQRKMTDYSTTQHVGSYIKVHINPAIGSRKLNSVTPSVVEQFLDDLEANGVGRGNQMNIYRTLKSILRDAYDKGAMAEDPVKGVQDPEYVRSKVVIPKLDYITKALAVADKDLALEITMMVGCGLRNGEARAVNINNVVADDVYRVHEQIHSNLLKPAKLKHRKVGEFREVPLPRTVREAMERFEEKYGTTEEGYLLRGPGGYYTEGMERRRVQKLFKDLPPVSGMGMYGFRHYFASNALGKGIPITDVAEWMGHKSIEETYRTYRHLMPGSITKAARVLDAGLWESA, encoded by the coding sequence ATGGCTCGACAGCTCGCCCGCGGCATGGGCACGTTCTTCAAGCCTTGTGACTGCGCCCGGCAAACGCGCTGCTCTCACACATACACGATTCGCTTCCGGGACGCGCTGGGGAAGCAGCGCGAGGAGACCGGTTTCAGCACTCAAGACGACGCGATAGACCGCCTCACAGCGCTCTATAAGACCAAGAAGCAGACGGCCCCGACCGTGGCCGAAGCGCGTCGTGAATTGGGGCAGAAGACGGTCAAGGAGTACGCGGAGACGTGGTTGCCTCGTCAGCGGAAGATGACCGATTACTCAACCACGCAGCATGTCGGCAGCTATATCAAGGTCCACATCAATCCTGCCATCGGCTCCCGAAAGCTGAACTCGGTCACCCCGAGCGTCGTTGAGCAGTTCCTCGATGACCTTGAGGCCAATGGTGTCGGGCGCGGCAATCAGATGAATATATATCGCACCCTGAAGTCGATCCTGAGAGATGCCTACGACAAGGGTGCGATGGCTGAGGATCCGGTGAAGGGCGTGCAGGATCCCGAATATGTGCGCAGCAAGGTGGTCATTCCCAAGCTGGACTACATCACCAAGGCCCTTGCGGTGGCAGACAAAGACCTCGCACTGGAGATCACGATGATGGTCGGGTGTGGTCTCCGCAATGGTGAAGCGCGGGCGGTGAACATCAACAACGTGGTTGCAGACGATGTCTACCGAGTCCACGAGCAGATCCATTCGAACCTGCTGAAGCCCGCGAAGCTCAAGCATCGAAAGGTCGGTGAATTCAGAGAGGTGCCGCTGCCGCGTACCGTGCGAGAGGCGATGGAGCGTTTTGAAGAGAAGTATGGAACGACGGAGGAAGGTTATCTCCTCAGAGGTCCGGGCGGCTATTACACCGAAGGTATGGAGCGCCGTCGTGTGCAGAAGCTGTTCAAAGACCTTCCCCCGGTGAGCGGCATGGGCATGTATGGTTTCCGTCACTACTTCGCGTCAAATGCCCTGGGTAAAGGCATACCGATCACTGATGTAGCCGAATGGATGGGGCACAAGTCCATCGAGGAAACCTATCGCACCTATCGGCATCTTATGCCGGGTAGTATCACGAAGGCAGCCCGTGTGCTTGACGCCGGCCTCTGGGAATCCGCCTGA